GAGGAAGTCCAAGTCGGAAGTATTGGATCGGTAGATAATGTCGCTCTTGGTGCTGAAGGAGGAGaagaacaacaacaaaaacTAGCAGATCAAGCTGAAAAACTAGAAGTCCAAGAAGATGGGTCGTCTTCTGGTGCAGAAAATGAAGAGAGTGAAATTGAAGCTTTCATTGCAGATCAAGATGAAgggggagaagaagaagaagaagaagtaccaCCGGAAGCAAATGATGAATTGAACAAAAAGTTCGAAGAATTCATTAAGAAGATGAAGGAAGAACTCAGGATTGAAGCCCAACGTCAACTAATTGCCGTCTAATCATGTATATCCTGATCAGATGTATTATCCTGCTCCAAAATGCTTTGGTCTCTTTTTAAAATGACGAAGCTagatcttttttctttctgaTCATGTATCTTGCATGAATGCATGTAGAGCTTAGCTTCTGTCGTTAAGTTCTTTGTTCTAATCATGTATTATCCTGCTCCAAAATGCTCTGGTCTCTTTTCTTTGTTGTAAGCTAGCTGTGTGACTCTATGCTTTCTCCTTGTTTTTACTTCATCAATTTACGCAAATTAAGCTTCAAATTAAgtctaaatattaattaaaggaGTTTTGAAGCATCATTGAAAAACAACATAATTAATAAAGAGTTTTAAGTACagaataaaatattaggaaCTTCATCTTTCCCGAGTTTTGTGGAAAATACTAGAAAAGTAGACTCCAGTACTACTGTGGTCTGTGGAGAATTTGGACAAAATATTTACGATTTAGCGCCAAGAATATGATACCACCGTACTGCAATACAGTAACAAGGAACTTGAACGTAGTACCTCAAGGCATAAGAACTTTAATGGCGTGTTGTCGCCACAATCGAACCTGTGAGGACTtgcatttccttttgttttctgcTTTTTACGCAGCGTGGAAGccgataaaagaaaataattatgccTTTGACCGGCCTTTAAGCATCTAGTCTCTTCTTTAATGCGCCCTTATTAGACAAATGAAAGACACCAAATGCCTTTAACCGGCCTTTAAGCATCGAAGGCGCCCTTAATTAGACATACAAAAGACACCAAAATGCTCAATGCTTCTCACTCCCGACTAGGGTTGTAAAGGAACCGACGAAACCAGCTACCACTGATGTGAACCGATCGGCCATATTAGGAACCGGCCAAAACCGGTGGAGAATTGATCAGCATGCAgtggaaaatgaaagaaatcgAAGTTCAACAGTTGGGTCTTGATTTGAAGCCTGACTGGACAGTTGAACCAGCCAatattataaatcatttttttaataagcttCCTCCAAAATGACACTATAGTTTAAATGGAACGGATTTTTTACATATAGTTCATAACACATAAATGAAACGACACTATTTAGTATTAAATCAAACGGCATTTTTTCATGTTAGacgtatgaaaaaaaatttgtttgcaACGACATTTTTCGATTTTAAACCAAATGGCATCGTTGTAATATGTGATCATCTTTTACCATCAGTTTCTTCTTCCCCGCATCATTTGCAGCAGTTCTCTCTCCCCTCTGCAACACATTCTCTCTCTATTCTCTCCAGCTTAGATCGCCTCTAGGGGAACCAAAAATCTGCCGAGAACCGATCAAGAATCGCCAGAATTAATATGGCCGGTTTTCCTCCTCCCTATCAACCAATTATAGTCAGTGGATCCTCCCTCTTACACGGTGTCAGTTGGCGTCGGTTGTCTGAAAACCGATGCCAGTTTTCATCAAAACTTTACGACAAAACTGACGCCGGTTTTCATCAAAACTTTACGACAAAACTAACACCAGTTTTCATCAAAACTTTACACGTGCCACTTTTTTCCTCGCAGCCAAACACCTCCGATGTGACCACCATAAATGGACACGTTAAGAGCTATAGAGGTTCAGAGCTACAAGAAGACATGAACCCCGGTCAGTTCAAATCCCATCCCTCCGAAGAGAACACGCAGGTCTGTCCCAAGTGATTTAAGCATAAAGTATATCGATCTCAAATCATAAGTCCTCGTATCAATCTTTTAAGGGTCGAGATTTGATATTAATTCGAAAATAAATAGGGCAATCCACTCAATATGGCAAATTGATATTTGTCCTTCTCAGTCATGTATCATGTTGTACAGTACAGAAACCGACCCTTCAATGTGGTTCTTACACGTGGCTACAATTTTGCAGCTATCATTTCCATTCTCttgttattaatatttttagtgCCACGTATCATGGACAGGGTCTCTTTTTCAAGTTCAGATTCAAATTGAATGAATAATGTATTAAACTTACCTGTAAGTATGTAACTAAAAATCAGGTATCGTGGGGAAAGATCTAGATATAGAAGGGCCCCTAGATTGATGAGGGCCACTGCAACATTTATGGAAGAAATCCACCCTACTCAGCCTGCAAGTAGTGACAAGAACGTGGGTGTCAAGTAATTGTCAATAACTCTGTTGATGATATGGTACAGTTCAACAAAAGAGTTTGCATGAAAGAAACAAGGCCTTTTGATTGTATGAAGATGAGTTCAACTTGTATCCTCCTCTCGTCATCCAAATGAGGCACGTGAATGCGGGTCCATGATCAGGTAAATTACAACAAGGACTGGTGTATCcagaaataaaaacaagagaCTTCAGTAACTCAGTTTCTGTAGAAGCTTATTACCCATTTGCAATACAAGGGGCCCTTTTGCAATTATCACcttcttcatttttcattttctttttttttttttcatttctagtCTTACAGTTTTAAACGTGTCCATTGAGTCTGCATGATACTCTAATCAGTAATTTAAAGAGTTCATCTCAGGACACGAGTAATCGAGACAATTTCTACTTTGTAAGCCAATTAACAAGGAATCTTGAGTTTATAGctattattatctattttaagattattttttatccGCAGAAGAACTTAGATCAAGATGCTTTCATACTCATTCAAACATGGTCCATCACAAATAGGTTTCTACATCTCAATCAACACAAAAATCCAATTACATCACTAGTGTAAACAAACTACTCACAAATACATCGGCAACCGGCTAGATATTTAGCAAAAAAAGAACgactttgctacatacagtcgccagatgcagtcggcgtgcagtcggctgtacggaataaataaaaaaaattataaaattttttttttatattcagggatacctacatgaattataaaaaattataaaaataatttttttttttcatgtaggtcctgtattaattttttttttacagccgactgcacgccgactgcatctaccgactgtaaaaagtatttctcaaaaaaGAATTAGAGGTACGAAATTCTAGTTAAAGAAGCTTCTTTAATCTCATTGGTATTCTCAACTTTAGATCTATTAAGAAATGTCAACACAAAACTTCGGATGACAAATATGAGTACAgactatatattaaaatctctCCTGcacattctcttttttttttggtaatcaagaaattttatttataggaaAAGGAGGCATAGAAAGTACACATGATGTCTCCTGCACATTTTTGAATGGTATCAGCTATCGAGATATGTACTTCATAGAAAATACTGACTGGGGCACCTCAGTCTTCAAGTTGTCTGttgtaaaatcataaaaactgAAGGCTGGGTTGGATACTAATAATATTTCAGAAtatctgtgaataatagtgaaatagtagTGAGAAAGTAGAGTTTATGAATAGGTAGTGAgaagtttataaatagtaatgaaataatttgagaataTTTGATAACAGTTGTGCTCCCAAACATGTCCTAAAGGTGCACACCACTTCCATCAACCGGCCTTTTCGATGAACAAATTGGCCGTGATGGCGAAACCTACTCCAAATTCAGCATCTAAATATATTCAGGGAAAATGAAACTTATAAAAGCAGATAAAAATATGGCGGCTGTACTGAAGAAAAATCACTTGCTATACCTCATTAAATCAGACAGCTAGAATCTGTTCCAAGTTAAGGTGAGAAAAGATAAGAGCGTTAAAAGATGGAGACTATACTTTGCTTCATTATTAAAAACGACCTTAACACTTTACAAAGAACACCATCTTATGTGTATTTAACTAACCTCATCTGCATCCTTTTCAGCCAAGTTATTCATACAGGAAGCCACAATATACACTTCTGGTTAGCCATTCCCAGAATATTGCCTCTTTTGATTGGAAGTATTAATGAGAATGCATTATACTTTTGTCTCTTTTTCACCTTCATCAGCTTTTACTCATACATTCTTCCACATGTCTGTTGCCTCCAATAGAAGAAGTATCCAGTGTTGCATTTGCTAGAATACATAGACCCACCACTTCAAATCAACAAGTCGGTGAAAGTGTCAAATCCATAGCAACCACATCAGTCTCTGGTAGATTTCTGACCTCATTAAGAAGCCTTGTAAGCTCTTTGGTCAGTTTGCTACGAACATAATCGGAACGCTCCTTTGTAATGGATGATTCTGTGAATACAGTTTCACTAAGGCATTGATATTCTCGAAACCATTCATCCTCACCATTTTGAGTAgcattattttcataaataactGGAGAGATTTCTCGTCGCCATCTACTTGGAAAATACTTGTCAGGAAGCTGAAAgtagttttttattataagtaCCCTAAGAGCATGCCTGCACAAAATTCCTGAAGATTCATATTCCTTACAAGAACAATGGACCTGTTCATCTTCTGGAATCCATATTACAAGACGCTCTCCATCCATCTTCTTGAAGTGGCGTACTATATAGGACCCATTAGCCATTTCAGAGGTTGCATACTGCATGGCCAGCACCAATTCATTTTGTAAAGCATTGAAGGCAAAAGGCGTAAGAACGCTTCGTGCATTCTCTTCAATGGGTACACATGTTTTAAGATGCATATACTGCAACTCTAGACGtgcatgattttgaaaattggCAGAAATACCAACCTGAAAGAGTTCCAAGTGAAGGAAGAAACTTTAGTGAAAGGACTACAGAGCATATATTATTGCAAACAGAAGAGCTTAGAAAACCTTTAACCAATATACCTGCTCAAAAAAGCTACGTAAACATGTTTGTGCACTAAAAACCCCTTTCAAGAATGCATCTACGGACTTCGAATATGCCTGTGTTGCCATCTGGGCAAGAAAGTAGCCTCTCATATAGGACAGTGCCCAAGATGTccgaaaagaaaagagtaaaGCAATGTGTTTGTCTGAACCAAGTCCAAACATTGTAACCATTTGATTCCATCTAAGTTCAAATTCATCCACACCGTCCACATTATATAAGACATCGAACTCATGTTTGAATTCTCCATAGCGAGATCCAAGTGGGAGAGAGAACCAACTTGGTAGTTTGGAGAAAATATTCCATATAGAAGTGACGTGTTTAGTGCCAGGCAATTCACTTCTTATTGCGTCTCTAAGCCCAGGGTCAAGATCAGTTAGAATTGTTTGTGGACATCTACCTCTCATGAATCGGACAAAACTCTGCATCCAAGGAAAAAGATTATTGCAGGAGAGACATAATAGTGCATAACTAAAACCATTATAATAAAGGATATCAGCAGCAAACCTGCAAAGCCCATGAGAAGGAGCGCGGTGTTTCATCTTGCAACAGGACACAGCCAAAGAAGATGGTTCTACCATGGTTGTCAATCCCAAGCCATGCTCCAAAAAGCATTCCATACGTGATTGATTGATAAGTAGTGTCGAAATAAAGTACATCCCCGAACATGGTGTATGCATGAACTGAGTCACCATAGGACCAGGCAATATTTTCAACTTTGTCATTCTCATCCActgtaaaatcataaacaaagtCTTCATCTGTCTCTTTTGTGGCCTTGCATGCCTCAAGAAGTTCCATCGTATCAGTTTCTCTCTTTTCAGTGAGCAACGCATCATTTTCCTGAACAAGCTTCTTAcggttttgaacaaaatttctGACATCCCTCTCCAAAAATGGCAATTGCCCACCCTGAATCCCCTTTTCCAATTCCAGCACCTTCACAATACGATGAATGGGAAAACCTGCTTTAGAAAGTAACAATATGCGCTCTTGATCTGCCTCATGAATTTTACGATACGCTGGAAGGAGGCGCACTTGGTCATCTTCCAAAAGTTCGTGGTTATGGACATTACTGAACTGCACAACAAACCATTGAGAAACCCCTTCAACTATCTCCTTCGACAAATACATTTTTGCATCACATCCACACCTCACCGATTTTCTATCCCTGTGGTGCTCTCCAGTAGGCTTTTTCTTCATGGGCGCAAATCCAGAACGGTAACAAACAAAGTCACGTTTATAGATACCAAGTTGCGGGCTCAGCCTCGATCGCTCTTTCCTAATCGAAAACCCGTTTTTTCTAGCAAAATTTCCATAATACTCAAATGCATCATCATCACTCTTAAATATCATTCCAACATAAGGAGAAACCATTGCATCTGATGGCGACGAATCATTCTTTATCAATTGAGATGCTATGGACGTTTCTTCAGCATCACCCTCATACGCAACATAACATTTCCAATCCCCACATGGGCATTGTTGCCGCCGGATCCATATGTTTTTTGAAGGTACTGATGTCATTATTTACACTAGGGTTGAATACATGCAGTTCAATTAAAGTCACTCGAAGCCTCAAAAACTAGCTGGAAGAACAAATGCAACACAAAGCAGAAAATTAACAGAGGAACAAAAAGGGTTATTCTTGGTAGGATAAAATACGTAAAGAACACAGAAAAAAACCGGTAAAGCTTATATTATCTAGGACCTACATGTGGTTTGAGAATTGACGGGTTTTGTGCTGCAAGGTCTTTGAAAAATTGGAGTAGAATTATACAAggaaaatagtaacaaaacgtgTAAAAACTTAGTAATTTAGGCTTAGAATTGGTGTAGAATATCGTACCagtgagagagaaggaaagagaaATGCTTAAAcccctcctcttcttcttcttctcctcctcctcctcccaacCCCAAGTCGGGAGCTCCTGGTTTTCCCTCTACTATTGAAATCCCACAAATTAAAAGAAGCCCAACTCGCCGTGCAGTGGTTACTGTGTGAGTCCCGGCATTTAAATCGGGCCTCTACTGTGTGAGGCCCGGCTCGGTTCACCGGACCTGATTTAGTAAGGATGGTTCTGACTTCTGTGGGTCCAAAATTCAAATTATCAAGGTGAAGATATTCAAATTCTCTCGaattactatttaatttataatcaattcctatattatcaattttgataatcactctcatattaaaaataattaaaaatatgttaaattaAATAATCGAAAATGAATCTacaaattaatgattttttttttttaatttctgaaTACACAATtgattaattaagtatttatagcgtattcttttttttttcttttttttttgacaaataaGACAGTATCAGTTCTGTAAAAGATGAAATTActcttcactattctcaaataagacaaaaataccctagtaaatttaaaatcttaaataaaaataattttcaaaaaaataaaaatatataatttgtgtatttttataGTTTGTGAATTTTTCTCAAAGCTAGTATTTATGTCATTTCCTTATATGGAGGAgcattgaaatttttttggtaGTTTGGGGCTGATCGTCAAAATTGATGATTTAAGGTACTGTTATTGCAAATTAGGCGGTAATTCGAgggttttatatatttaaactcatgaCATTAACCAACATGAGGTAATTCATATTTCTGATGATCCCAAAgcaaaaatagtaaaatactaTGATTAAGTCCTGTTTAATGGACTCTATTTTATTAACCTATgcctatataaaagaaaattgttatagttacaaaaagattacacaaaatCAATTCTACAAACTGACGTAGTTTCATATaatccgttagatctactttataataaaaataattttataatctaacaaatcacataaaaacatgttaatttgtgagattattttatgtaatcaatttgtgactaaagtatttctctatatAAAATGGTAATGATAAGTTGGTGAACAGAAGGCTGCAGTGGGTAATGATAAGCACATATATAGGTATAATTGTAAGTTAATTTCTGCATATAAAATGGTAAGTACTGATGTTGCAGAATTATCATGTTAGTCTCAAAAGCTTGTAAGTTCATAGAAAATGGGGATCAatctaatcatttaaaaattttctgTTGTATTAAGCAGAGAGAAACTCGAGCTTCTATGAATACTTAAAACCATTTCAATTGGCTAGTTCTTGTATGTCTGTAAGCGTATGTTTCTTCTTTTGAGGtttgcattattttttcttttttcttttttttttttttttttttttcctttttgtgtgtatgtgtgaaTGAATATTCAGTAATTTAAACTGAATGAGCTTAGCTGCGTAAGAGTGAGCCATCATGGAGGTTCGAGGACATGCAACACGTCAACTTTGGTTTGATCAATATGAAGATCAGAAACTGAAAGCAGAACAAAGTTGAATTCTTCTTAATCTTCAACTGATCTTCTTAATTACTTGATCCTGCGTTATTTTTTGGGACTTGGGATTGTATGCCATTTGTAGATGGCTGAACTGGAATAACGTTGGTGAGCTTTGTGGGCACTGGACATCACGCAGATCAGAGACTAATTTTTGGTTTGTGATGTTGACCATGTCAACGTGGATTAGTCTTGGCGGCCAAACTGCCGAAGGACCCGCTTGGTTATTAGCGGTGAGAAAGTGGCCAGCTGGAAGAAGAAGAGTGAATCTCGCTTCATTTTGATCAATTTGAAACTGTCGCTGGTCCTATGGGATATGACTGTTAATCTTTCCAGTCTCTTGATTCTGGATTCGCTGTAAGGCATGCAAAAAGTACAAGCATTGTTTTCAAATCAAGCAATGAATTTGCAATAACCATCTTTCTTTGGtaataaaatctatcaaaaacccATTGATTATATCTCTCTCCCATAACAACTAGCCCAGAGGagagggcaaaaaaaaaaaaaaaatcttccatTAACAGTTCAtctgctttctttttcttttctttttcaaaatttcgaTTTTCATATTTGTAGCTTATTTATACGGGATGATGATGATCTCTTAAAATCATCCTAATTTCACGTTCATTTTACTTGTTTTACTCCTCTATGTTTCtcctatttttttgttttcgacGTAGAAACCAAATTTATGGTTTCTTAAGAGCCCATGTTGTTCGATTACACATCTAACAATAAAAGTCGATTGGTTCTAGATGATAGGATTCAACATGATCTGAAAATTGATTGTCGGTTTTGTGATTGGTTCATATGGAATTGTATCTGAGCTGTTAGAGAAGCGAAAGTCAAtgtattttaattcaattcgTTTTCTACAAGTAATGATTTCCCATTCATGTTTAGCTCGTCGTTAATGTGATTTTGACACAATATGCCATAAGGTTATATCCAGCTCACTCTGTCATTTGAATTCTGCAGGTTTTCCCTGAATC
This sequence is a window from Carya illinoinensis cultivar Pawnee chromosome 9, C.illinoinensisPawnee_v1, whole genome shotgun sequence. Protein-coding genes within it:
- the LOC122277166 gene encoding uncharacterized protein LOC122277166, whose product is MGNRYRLGIVSSDVIATKTSVAEEVQVGSIGSVDNVALGAEGGEEQQQKLADQAEKLEVQEDGSSSGAENEESEIEAFIADQDEGGEEEEEEVPPEANDELNKKFEEFIKKMKEELRIEAQRQLIAV
- the LOC122277209 gene encoding putative protein FAR1-RELATED SEQUENCE 10, whose protein sequence is MTSVPSKNIWIRRQQCPCGDWKCYVAYEGDAEETSIASQLIKNDSSPSDAMVSPYVGMIFKSDDDAFEYYGNFARKNGFSIRKERSRLSPQLGIYKRDFVCYRSGFAPMKKKPTGEHHRDRKSVRCGCDAKMYLSKEIVEGVSQWFVVQFSNVHNHELLEDDQVRLLPAYRKIHEADQERILLLSKAGFPIHRIVKVLELEKGIQGGQLPFLERDVRNFVQNRKKLVQENDALLTEKRETDTMELLEACKATKETDEDFVYDFTVDENDKVENIAWSYGDSVHAYTMFGDVLYFDTTYQSITYGMLFGAWLGIDNHGRTIFFGCVLLQDETPRSFSWALQSFVRFMRGRCPQTILTDLDPGLRDAIRSELPGTKHVTSIWNIFSKLPSWFSLPLGSRYGEFKHEFDVLYNVDGVDEFELRWNQMVTMFGLGSDKHIALLFSFRTSWALSYMRGYFLAQMATQAYSKSVDAFLKGVFSAQTCLRSFFEQVGISANFQNHARLELQYMHLKTCVPIEENARSVLTPFAFNALQNELVLAMQYATSEMANGSYIVRHFKKMDGERLVIWIPEDEQVHCSCKEYESSGILCRHALRVLIIKNYFQLPDKYFPSRWRREISPVIYENNATQNGEDEWFREYQCLSETVFTESSITKERSDYVRSKLTKELTRLLNEVRNLPETDVVAMDLTLSPTC